One window of the Archaeoglobus sulfaticallidus PM70-1 genome contains the following:
- a CDS encoding MBL fold metallo-hydrolase, which produces MAYKYGNVEITFLKHAGFKIKGSKTIYIDPYDLPDGLEKADYIFVTHDHFDHKDIGSIRRLSKHDTTVVIPSGCLLEGYRTCELDIGEEEDLNGVKVKTVPAYNIDKPFHPKGIGVGYIIEMDGVRIYHAGDTDFIPEMKDVEADIALIPVGGKYTMDMEQAKKAIEVIKAKVVVPMHYGTLPETKADVEKLKSDRVVVLEPEFK; this is translated from the coding sequence ATGGCATACAAATATGGGAATGTTGAGATTACTTTTCTGAAGCACGCGGGCTTTAAGATAAAGGGCAGCAAAACGATCTACATCGATCCTTACGATCTCCCGGACGGGCTTGAAAAAGCAGACTACATTTTCGTAACTCATGACCATTTCGATCACAAAGATATTGGATCAATTAGAAGGCTCTCGAAGCACGATACGACGGTTGTGATCCCAAGTGGTTGTCTGCTCGAGGGATACAGAACATGCGAGCTTGACATCGGTGAGGAAGAGGATCTGAATGGTGTTAAGGTTAAGACTGTACCAGCATACAACATCGATAAGCCATTTCACCCGAAGGGGATTGGAGTGGGTTACATAATCGAGATGGATGGTGTTAGGATCTACCATGCTGGAGACACGGACTTCATCCCTGAGATGAAGGATGTTGAGGCCGATATTGCTTTGATACCTGTGGGAGGGAAGTACACGATGGACATGGAGCAGGCAAAAAAGGCTATAGAGGTAATCAAAGCGAAGGTTGTAGTCCCGATGCATTATGGCACCCTTCCGGAAACCAAGGCGGATGTGGAGAAACTGAAATCAGATAGGGTTGTTGTGCTTGAACCGGAGTTTAAATAA
- a CDS encoding LysE family transporter, whose product MNLAEFALMVFFISLSGVMAPGPLFASAVSEGMNKKYAGFLLSSGHAIVEIPIILILFFFGVSIITEQVKVFVGVFGGIFLIYMAHKELTSKSKLDGSTDMRSIFTGLAMSIANPYFIIWWFTIGLILVTTAEKFGIMGLIVFIIVHELCDFGWLGFVSLISSKTVEVWDKSAKTLSTISAIIFVIFGIYFIYSGISTIV is encoded by the coding sequence ATGAACCTTGCTGAGTTCGCCCTGATGGTATTTTTCATATCCCTAAGCGGCGTGATGGCTCCCGGGCCCCTGTTCGCTTCAGCAGTATCGGAGGGAATGAACAAAAAGTATGCAGGATTTCTGCTCTCCTCAGGTCATGCAATAGTTGAAATTCCGATAATTCTCATCCTCTTCTTCTTTGGAGTTTCAATAATAACCGAACAGGTAAAGGTGTTTGTAGGAGTTTTTGGTGGAATCTTTTTGATCTACATGGCACACAAAGAACTCACATCCAAATCCAAGCTCGATGGCTCAACGGACATGAGATCCATCTTTACAGGACTGGCCATGAGTATCGCAAATCCCTATTTCATAATATGGTGGTTCACAATCGGACTCATTCTCGTAACCACTGCTGAAAAATTTGGAATTATGGGGTTAATTGTTTTTATAATAGTCCATGAACTGTGCGATTTTGGCTGGCTGGGTTTCGTCTCCTTGATCTCTTCAAAAACGGTTGAGGTGTGGGATAAATCTGCCAAAACCCTCTCGACAATATCTGCGATAATCTTCGTAATCTTCGGCATATACTTTATCTACTCCGGAATCTCTACTATTGTTTAG
- a CDS encoding GNAT family N-acetyltransferase, with protein sequence MEISIHLREMEDDEVEDVIDLEYEILGLSVFVDISTRPYHKKVFVADVGGEIIGGAVAYWNEKFKIGSLFVKEEFRKQNIGRNLVKKCIEFANAIGFDSVWLEVPVNQGNLVSYYKSMGFRIHEVIKHFYGIGKHAYSMVYRIIS encoded by the coding sequence GTGGAAATCTCGATTCATCTCCGCGAGATGGAAGATGATGAGGTAGAGGATGTAATTGATCTTGAATACGAGATTCTTGGACTCAGTGTTTTTGTTGACATTTCAACGAGGCCGTACCACAAGAAGGTTTTTGTGGCGGATGTTGGCGGAGAGATAATTGGCGGTGCTGTAGCCTACTGGAACGAAAAGTTTAAGATAGGCTCTCTTTTCGTTAAGGAGGAATTTAGAAAACAGAACATTGGAAGGAATCTTGTTAAAAAGTGTATTGAGTTTGCAAATGCAATTGGATTTGATAGCGTCTGGCTAGAGGTTCCGGTGAATCAGGGAAATCTCGTTTCATACTACAAATCCATGGGATTCAGGATCCATGAGGTCATAAAGCACTTCTATGGTATCGGTAAGCATGCGTACAGCATGGTGTACAGGATAATCAGCTGA
- a CDS encoding sodium:solute symporter family protein: MIFLIAFIAYAIIGTAIAIIARKGIRSQEDYYLGGRRIGGIVSALTYSATTYSAFMMVGLVGLTYASGVGSLGFELFYLVGTLFLLSYYAPKIWKLGKERAYITPGDMMVDRYGKLVPKIMAVIVSIALIPYISVQLIGVSLIIEKNSTISFTHAILASAFLIAFWAFLGGLRGVAWTDAIQGVFMLIMAVSAVMWAFSMLNGTFFGEISRIGDLLIVPNKIWTPERFIALTVPWFFFALTNPQVFQRIYVPRDERALKKMVILFGTFGLIYTILVTFLGLELRVMTEIGSFPLLKDRDAVTPTFLGIMPPSLAVLISLSIFAAAITTANSIVLTLASMISRDLLGSNRINTGQILIVVLTIAITLFSIQRPGYIVNLAVLSSTLLLCQLPLILGVFHWKSGGEKAAISTLIVGFATAILLFYMKLNPLGIPASVWTLVISFATFFAVASVEKS, from the coding sequence ATGATTTTCCTGATAGCATTCATAGCCTATGCGATAATCGGAACTGCCATCGCCATAATAGCAAGAAAAGGGATCAGATCGCAGGAGGACTACTACCTAGGTGGAAGGAGAATTGGTGGGATCGTTTCTGCCCTGACATACTCGGCCACAACATACTCGGCATTCATGATGGTTGGACTCGTTGGCTTAACCTATGCCTCAGGAGTTGGATCGCTGGGGTTTGAGCTGTTCTATCTGGTTGGAACGCTCTTTCTGCTGTCCTACTACGCTCCGAAGATATGGAAGCTTGGCAAGGAGAGAGCATACATAACTCCCGGAGACATGATGGTGGATAGGTACGGAAAGCTGGTGCCAAAAATAATGGCGGTGATAGTATCAATCGCCCTGATCCCGTACATCTCCGTCCAGCTCATCGGTGTCTCTCTCATAATCGAGAAAAACTCTACAATCAGTTTCACACATGCCATACTCGCATCAGCATTCTTGATAGCATTCTGGGCATTCCTTGGGGGGCTGAGAGGTGTTGCATGGACTGATGCGATTCAGGGAGTATTCATGCTCATCATGGCGGTTTCTGCTGTGATGTGGGCGTTTAGCATGCTGAACGGCACATTCTTCGGCGAGATCTCAAGGATCGGAGATTTGCTGATAGTACCGAACAAGATCTGGACTCCGGAAAGGTTCATAGCCCTGACAGTGCCTTGGTTCTTCTTTGCATTAACCAATCCCCAGGTTTTCCAGAGGATATATGTCCCCAGAGATGAGAGAGCATTGAAAAAGATGGTCATACTCTTCGGAACTTTTGGCTTGATCTATACAATCCTCGTAACATTCCTTGGGCTGGAACTGAGGGTCATGACCGAAATCGGAAGTTTTCCACTGCTGAAAGACAGAGACGCTGTAACGCCAACATTTCTCGGCATAATGCCACCATCCCTGGCCGTTCTGATATCACTCAGCATCTTCGCCGCAGCAATAACAACTGCCAACTCGATCGTTCTAACCCTCGCATCGATGATCTCAAGAGATCTGCTTGGAAGCAACAGGATAAACACCGGACAGATCCTCATCGTCGTTTTAACAATAGCCATAACCCTGTTCTCAATCCAGAGGCCAGGATACATAGTCAACCTTGCAGTTCTCAGCTCCACATTGCTACTATGTCAGCTACCACTGATCCTCGGAGTTTTTCACTGGAAATCTGGTGGAGAGAAAGCGGCGATCTCAACGCTGATTGTCGGATTTGCCACAGCAATATTACTATTCTACATGAAACTCAATCCGCTCGGTATCCCGGCATCAGTGTGGACCTTAGTCATATCATTTGCTACATTCTTTGCTGTTGCGAGTGTTGAGAAAAGCTAA
- a CDS encoding DEAD/DEAH box helicase, producing the protein MEKLEVLERLRNILKEEKEIVKREVEKRGSFRGEIEGISRNFCSIKVEKPVSEGTLLGFLDDGLHELGYVLRYDRNGRSAILKLFSTPEEESLKLVEMESLLSYDLQIQALDHFIENPDFPREVDVRTSGQKIEGLDEYQSDAVVASLSLEENEVMRVIGPPGTGKTTFIAYCAKIAMDEGKRVFIASHTNRAVDNALEKILEFDLHRSKYVVRVGRYWKTSGDVRKILLEYMAMRDVTSLMHFDLDSLAKEYSKIERKSLEILSKSRIVGSTLIKSGMYPLVDQHFDLVLIDEASQALISSALLSISQESSFVVVGDPFQLSPVLRTGWNSSKYSAFNFFSSKPLWLRNHYRSNEKIINFASRYVYGGKIKPHESCKNIKLEVDCADKGFRWFIIDPGRTVIFVSVDSRDEPMKKSRVNPKEAAVVGDIVRTLLDAGVEDVGVITPYIAQRDQIREIISVEVDTVDAFQGRERDVIVFSTTAVRNLRFACEKRRFNVAVTRARKKIIVVGNRKSFLIPENRKTLLYHFMNYARENNGFIEYIR; encoded by the coding sequence ATGGAGAAGCTGGAAGTACTTGAGAGACTTAGAAATATTCTTAAAGAAGAGAAGGAGATTGTTAAAAGGGAGGTTGAGAAAAGAGGATCATTCAGAGGAGAGATCGAGGGAATCAGCCGGAACTTTTGCTCTATAAAGGTGGAGAAACCCGTAAGTGAGGGAACATTGCTCGGGTTTCTGGATGATGGTTTACACGAACTGGGATATGTCCTGAGATATGACAGAAATGGCAGATCAGCGATTCTTAAGCTATTTTCAACTCCTGAAGAGGAAAGTCTGAAGCTTGTTGAGATGGAAAGTCTGCTTTCATACGACCTTCAAATTCAGGCACTGGATCACTTCATAGAGAATCCAGATTTCCCGAGGGAGGTTGATGTCAGGACATCAGGGCAAAAAATTGAAGGTCTGGATGAGTATCAGAGCGATGCTGTTGTTGCCAGTTTAAGCCTAGAAGAAAACGAGGTCATGAGGGTTATTGGCCCACCGGGAACTGGAAAAACGACATTCATAGCATACTGTGCCAAGATCGCGATGGATGAGGGAAAAAGGGTTTTCATAGCATCACACACGAACAGGGCTGTGGATAATGCTCTCGAAAAGATTTTAGAATTCGATCTGCATAGATCCAAGTATGTTGTCAGGGTTGGCAGGTACTGGAAGACCTCTGGAGATGTGAGGAAAATCTTGCTTGAGTACATGGCCATGAGGGATGTTACATCGCTGATGCACTTCGATCTCGACAGTCTGGCAAAAGAGTACAGCAAAATCGAAAGAAAGAGTCTGGAAATTCTATCGAAATCCAGAATTGTCGGCTCAACGCTGATAAAGAGCGGTATGTATCCTCTGGTAGATCAGCACTTCGATCTCGTTCTGATAGATGAGGCCAGTCAGGCTCTGATCTCTTCTGCTCTCCTGTCCATCTCTCAGGAATCCTCGTTTGTGGTGGTAGGTGATCCATTCCAGCTAAGTCCGGTACTGAGAACGGGATGGAACTCTTCGAAATATAGTGCCTTCAACTTCTTTTCTAGCAAGCCTCTGTGGCTGAGAAACCATTACAGAAGCAATGAGAAGATAATCAACTTTGCATCGAGGTATGTATATGGAGGGAAGATAAAACCACACGAATCATGCAAAAACATAAAGCTTGAGGTTGATTGTGCTGATAAAGGGTTCAGATGGTTCATCATCGATCCCGGGAGGACCGTTATATTCGTTTCTGTTGATTCGAGAGATGAACCCATGAAGAAGAGCAGAGTTAATCCCAAAGAAGCAGCAGTTGTTGGAGATATAGTAAGAACGCTTCTTGATGCGGGAGTTGAGGATGTTGGGGTTATAACCCCATATATAGCCCAGAGGGATCAGATAAGGGAGATCATCAGCGTGGAAGTCGATACAGTGGATGCATTTCAGGGAAGGGAGAGGGATGTTATCGTGTTCTCAACCACTGCTGTCAGAAATCTGAGGTTCGCCTGCGAGAAAAGGAGGTTTAATGTAGCGGTTACGAGGGCGAGGAAAAAGATCATTGTTGTTGGAAATAGGAAATCTTTCCTGATTCCAGAAAATCGAAAAACTTTGCTGTATCACTTCATGAACTATGCAAGAGAGAACAACGGGTTTATTGAGTATATAAGGTAG
- the thrC gene encoding threonine synthase, with protein MVYLRCIECGKVYENEEMYTCPCGGLLEVSLDLDSIDVTFKLDGNNLRVWKYADLLPVKIKPISLNEGGTPLFRAEYLERELNIHRIYVKHEGLNPSGSFKDRGMTVGVTKAIELGKKAVACASTGNTSASLAMYAAKANLKAYVLLPAGKVALGKVAQALMHNAKVIGIKGNFDKALELVREISRQENFYLLNSVNPFRLEGQKTIAFEIVDELGYVPDRVILPVGNAGNISAIYKGFRELKTLGLIDSIPKMTGIQAKGANPIYRAFVESKKVIEPVTPETIATAIRIGNPVNARKALNAIYESNGLAEEVSDEEIISAQKILAGKEGIGVEPASAASVAGLIKLAGREIDVDETVVCITTGHLLKDPEAVIRACGSPIEVPADIESIKSVL; from the coding sequence ATGGTTTATCTTAGATGTATCGAGTGCGGTAAAGTGTATGAGAATGAGGAGATGTATACCTGCCCCTGTGGGGGACTTCTCGAAGTGAGCCTGGATCTTGACAGCATAGATGTCACATTCAAGCTCGATGGAAACAACCTGAGGGTGTGGAAGTACGCAGACCTTCTTCCAGTGAAGATAAAACCAATTTCGTTAAACGAGGGAGGTACTCCACTTTTCAGAGCCGAATACCTCGAGAGAGAGTTAAACATTCATCGGATTTATGTTAAGCATGAAGGTCTGAATCCTTCCGGATCCTTCAAGGATAGAGGCATGACCGTTGGTGTGACGAAGGCTATAGAGCTTGGAAAGAAGGCTGTAGCTTGTGCATCTACTGGCAACACCTCGGCATCACTGGCGATGTATGCCGCGAAAGCCAACCTCAAAGCATATGTCCTGCTTCCTGCTGGAAAGGTTGCATTGGGCAAAGTTGCTCAGGCGTTGATGCATAATGCGAAGGTTATAGGTATCAAGGGTAATTTTGATAAAGCACTGGAGCTCGTTAGAGAGATAAGCAGGCAGGAGAACTTTTATTTGCTCAACTCGGTCAATCCATTCAGGCTTGAGGGGCAGAAAACGATAGCTTTTGAGATCGTCGATGAGCTCGGATATGTTCCTGACAGGGTTATTCTTCCTGTGGGAAATGCTGGCAACATCTCTGCGATATATAAGGGATTCAGGGAGTTGAAAACATTGGGGCTGATTGACAGCATACCCAAAATGACGGGAATTCAGGCGAAGGGAGCAAATCCTATCTACAGAGCGTTTGTTGAGAGTAAGAAGGTGATAGAGCCTGTAACTCCTGAGACAATCGCAACTGCAATAAGGATTGGAAATCCAGTTAACGCAAGAAAGGCTTTGAATGCCATATACGAGTCCAATGGCCTGGCTGAGGAGGTTTCAGATGAGGAGATAATCTCAGCTCAGAAAATTTTAGCTGGCAAGGAAGGAATTGGTGTTGAGCCCGCTTCAGCAGCCTCTGTTGCCGGTTTGATCAAGCTTGCAGGCAGAGAAATAGATGTGGATGAGACTGTTGTATGCATAACAACCGGACATCTGCTCAAAGATCCTGAAGCTGTGATTAGAGCCTGCGGATCACCGATAGAGGTTCCAGCAGACATCGAATCCATAAAATCGGTGCTTTAG
- a CDS encoding DEAD/DEAH box helicase has protein sequence MVKLADGLSREALDRLMNALKLAGIHELNELQKRAFKVILEGKDTLIVAPTGSGKTESAIIPIFYRMLLGEYEGIFLLYITPLKALNRDMLRRISTLAKELEISIAVRHGDTLSSERRKQSLRPPQVLITTPETLQILFQGRKLRKALKNVHYVVIDEIHEIADSERGVQLSIALERLREIASFTTIGLSATTKESISRLISENAVVIKDIRKKDYSFRVIQPEVIEDDKKISERLSIPQEISADLRTIKEIIEEHGSGLIFVNTRQTAEALGLRLKQIMDVEVHHGSLSREARLEAERKFMEGELKALICTSSMELGIDIGHVDVVIQYNSPREVTRLIQRVGRAGHSMERTSRGYILANSFDEIMESWIIAERALKGEIEDLTMHFNSLDVLANQISALALEYRDIDVAKAYEIIRRAYPYRNLEFDDFVKICEFLAEGHLIFFDGERISAKRKARRYFYDNISMIPDEKSYTVVDITTGRKIGKIDESFLSTFTGEVFAIKGELWRVLAVNDVVKVEPVVSEGEIPSWVGEEIPVPFEVAVEVGRLRRVIADRIRNTQDAKDYLLSRFETNEKAAETVIRTIKEHVEQKFEVPSDKVVTIEGGENTAVINACFGHKVNETLGRIIALLLTARKGRNVSIEIDPYRIKLTPASCEEVRDILLNLRREGVEELAERALLDTKLLQWKVIHSARKFGYLSKNFDLSRVNLSRLVVRLRDTPIYREAVREIFLEKMDIERSKEIIERLGKDLKIVVYNKLSPISLASREHSFDLLKPKKPLYLLLDIFKKRLENEVTVIHCINCGYTIRTPIRLIDRPECPRCKSGMIAAFNARRKLDEIPKRELYRIANLVLSHGKRAIIAMNTHGVGVENAARILSKYYRSEDDFYLELMEAERRYIRTRGFWD, from the coding sequence ATGGTGAAGCTGGCTGATGGACTCAGCAGGGAGGCTTTGGACAGGCTGATGAACGCCTTAAAACTTGCCGGAATTCATGAACTCAACGAACTACAGAAAAGGGCGTTCAAGGTTATTTTGGAGGGAAAGGATACTCTCATCGTTGCTCCAACCGGTTCTGGGAAAACAGAGTCTGCCATAATACCCATCTTTTACAGAATGCTCCTTGGAGAGTACGAGGGAATATTCCTGCTGTACATAACACCGCTCAAGGCTCTCAACAGAGATATGCTGAGGAGAATAAGCACCCTCGCAAAGGAGCTTGAGATCAGCATCGCGGTGAGGCATGGCGATACACTGTCTTCAGAGAGAAGAAAACAGAGTCTCAGACCACCGCAGGTACTGATAACAACTCCTGAAACTCTGCAAATCCTGTTTCAAGGGAGAAAGCTCAGAAAAGCCTTGAAGAATGTTCACTATGTTGTCATAGATGAGATTCACGAGATCGCAGACAGCGAGAGAGGAGTCCAGCTAAGCATAGCCCTTGAGAGGCTGAGAGAGATTGCCAGTTTCACAACGATCGGGCTATCTGCCACTACCAAGGAGAGCATCTCCAGACTGATATCAGAAAATGCCGTGGTAATCAAGGATATCAGGAAGAAGGATTACTCCTTCAGAGTTATTCAGCCAGAAGTTATTGAAGATGATAAAAAAATTTCTGAAAGGCTTTCCATCCCTCAGGAAATCTCGGCAGATTTGAGAACAATAAAGGAAATAATTGAAGAGCATGGTTCTGGATTGATATTCGTGAACACGAGGCAGACTGCCGAGGCTCTTGGCCTGAGGCTCAAGCAGATAATGGATGTTGAGGTGCATCACGGCTCACTGTCGAGAGAGGCGAGGCTTGAGGCTGAAAGGAAATTCATGGAAGGGGAGCTTAAAGCTTTGATCTGCACATCATCCATGGAGCTTGGAATCGACATAGGCCATGTGGATGTTGTAATCCAGTACAACAGCCCGAGAGAGGTAACGAGGCTGATTCAGAGGGTGGGAAGGGCCGGACACAGCATGGAGAGAACATCCAGAGGGTACATACTCGCAAACTCCTTTGACGAGATAATGGAATCATGGATCATTGCTGAAAGAGCTCTAAAGGGAGAGATCGAGGATCTAACGATGCATTTCAACAGCCTCGATGTTCTTGCAAACCAGATATCTGCTCTTGCCTTGGAGTACAGGGATATAGATGTCGCAAAGGCATACGAGATAATAAGAAGGGCTTACCCTTACAGAAATCTGGAATTTGATGATTTTGTTAAGATATGCGAGTTTCTTGCGGAAGGACACCTGATCTTCTTCGATGGAGAGAGGATATCCGCAAAAAGAAAGGCGAGAAGGTACTTCTACGACAACATCTCGATGATTCCCGATGAGAAGAGCTATACGGTTGTGGATATAACTACTGGAAGGAAGATAGGAAAAATCGATGAAAGCTTTCTCTCAACCTTTACCGGAGAGGTTTTTGCGATAAAGGGAGAGCTATGGAGGGTTCTTGCTGTAAACGATGTTGTCAAGGTAGAGCCGGTGGTTAGTGAAGGAGAGATTCCGTCATGGGTTGGAGAGGAGATTCCAGTTCCCTTCGAGGTCGCTGTTGAAGTTGGAAGGCTCAGAAGGGTTATTGCCGACAGGATTAGAAATACTCAGGACGCTAAAGATTACCTGCTTTCAAGGTTTGAGACGAACGAGAAAGCTGCTGAAACCGTAATCAGAACAATAAAAGAGCATGTGGAGCAGAAGTTTGAGGTTCCATCAGACAAAGTTGTAACCATAGAGGGTGGAGAGAATACAGCAGTAATAAACGCCTGTTTCGGGCATAAGGTTAATGAAACTCTTGGAAGAATTATCGCTCTTCTGCTGACAGCGAGGAAGGGCAGGAATGTCAGCATAGAGATAGATCCATACAGGATAAAGCTAACCCCGGCAAGCTGTGAAGAGGTAAGAGATATACTGCTGAATCTCAGGAGAGAGGGTGTTGAGGAACTGGCTGAAAGGGCGTTGCTCGACACAAAGCTGCTCCAGTGGAAGGTTATACACTCTGCGAGAAAGTTCGGCTATCTGAGCAAGAACTTCGATCTATCGAGGGTAAACCTTTCGAGACTCGTAGTCAGGCTCAGAGACACCCCGATATACAGGGAAGCTGTCAGAGAGATATTTCTGGAGAAGATGGATATTGAGAGGTCTAAAGAGATTATCGAGAGACTCGGGAAGGATTTAAAGATTGTTGTTTACAACAAACTCAGCCCCATATCCCTTGCATCCAGAGAACACAGTTTCGATCTGCTAAAACCAAAGAAACCACTCTATCTGCTGCTGGACATCTTCAAGAAAAGGCTCGAGAATGAAGTCACGGTTATCCACTGCATAAACTGTGGATACACGATCAGGACACCAATAAGGCTGATAGATAGGCCTGAATGTCCTAGATGCAAATCCGGGATGATTGCGGCGTTCAACGCCAGAAGAAAGCTTGATGAAATTCCGAAAAGGGAGCTTTACAGGATTGCCAACCTCGTTCTCTCGCACGGGAAAAGAGCCATCATCGCGATGAACACACATGGTGTTGGAGTGGAGAATGCTGCAAGAATTCTCTCAAAGTACTACAGGAGTGAGGACGATTTCTATCTGGAACTCATGGAAGCTGAGAGGAGATACATAAGGACAAGGGGATTCTGGGACTAA
- a CDS encoding YkgJ family cysteine cluster protein — MRIDCRIDGEFCGKCCYETEMPLSKSDIERITSLGYNESEFAVEVNGVKQLRNVDGRCFFLEDNICTIYPYRPEGCRIYPFIYDEERDRIIVDEICPKKDEIERSISHEEIKKIFNRLIRLIKEIYG, encoded by the coding sequence ATGAGGATCGACTGTAGAATTGATGGAGAGTTCTGCGGGAAGTGCTGCTACGAGACGGAGATGCCCCTCAGCAAGTCTGATATTGAAAGAATAACCTCTCTTGGCTATAATGAATCAGAGTTCGCAGTTGAAGTCAATGGAGTGAAGCAGCTAAGGAATGTTGATGGAAGATGCTTTTTCCTTGAAGATAACATATGCACGATCTACCCTTATCGCCCGGAAGGGTGCAGGATATATCCGTTCATCTATGATGAAGAGAGAGATCGCATAATCGTTGATGAAATATGCCCAAAAAAAGATGAAATCGAGCGATCTATCAGCCATGAAGAGATAAAAAAGATATTCAACAGGCTGATCAGGCTGATAAAGGAAATTTATGGTTAA
- a CDS encoding asparagine synthase C-terminal domain-containing protein, whose product MSIFAFAEVEEGRAKGIFAGARYPSKQEGNILYDCDNRVDLKYADELPLKLNKFYSVVAFRPSHIYLSRDVLGGKPLYYSQSLSFSSFEYYFEDNFQEVKPGEVVKLDYEGNVIERKRYTFEDVFDVHEVDTDVDQVKERIAKLLEGYDATGCIAFSGGLDSSLLASIYDLSLVSVTASDEEEKWLRKSAKMIGRDIEIRRFDLDDLVEVTRKVSRAIESTNPVQVSIGIPIYLTMEFAKSLGYDSIVFGQGADELFGGYMKYLKAGHDEMKEEMLKDVREIGKNNLVRDAKISYKNEIKLQTPYLQWDLIKLALSIPAELKVRDGIRKYILREVALDFLPEEIAKREKKAIQYSTKASAMLKKLARKKNMNVKEFIEMLNS is encoded by the coding sequence ATGTCGATATTCGCCTTTGCAGAGGTTGAAGAGGGAAGAGCGAAGGGGATTTTTGCGGGAGCAAGGTATCCTTCAAAGCAGGAGGGGAACATCCTTTACGACTGTGATAATCGAGTTGATCTGAAGTATGCTGATGAGCTCCCCCTTAAGCTGAACAAATTTTACTCGGTTGTTGCTTTCAGACCCTCTCATATTTACCTCTCAAGAGATGTTCTTGGTGGAAAGCCCCTGTACTACTCTCAATCTTTAAGCTTTTCATCCTTCGAATACTACTTCGAAGATAATTTTCAGGAGGTAAAGCCGGGAGAGGTTGTAAAGCTGGATTACGAGGGAAATGTAATCGAGAGAAAGAGATACACATTCGAAGATGTGTTCGATGTGCATGAAGTGGACACAGATGTGGATCAGGTAAAGGAGAGAATCGCGAAGCTCCTCGAGGGTTACGATGCAACGGGATGCATAGCATTCTCTGGAGGGTTGGATTCATCGCTGCTCGCATCGATATACGATTTGAGCCTTGTATCTGTCACAGCCAGTGATGAGGAGGAGAAATGGCTGAGAAAGAGTGCAAAAATGATTGGAAGAGATATAGAGATAAGACGGTTCGATCTGGATGATCTGGTGGAGGTAACAAGAAAGGTGTCGAGGGCTATAGAGAGCACTAATCCCGTACAAGTTTCCATAGGCATACCGATATATCTGACAATGGAATTTGCCAAGAGCCTTGGATATGACTCCATAGTCTTTGGCCAGGGAGCGGATGAGCTTTTTGGAGGTTACATGAAGTACCTGAAAGCTGGCCATGATGAAATGAAAGAGGAGATGCTGAAAGATGTCAGAGAGATAGGTAAAAACAACCTCGTTAGAGATGCAAAAATCAGCTACAAGAACGAGATAAAGCTTCAGACCCCCTACCTCCAGTGGGATCTCATAAAGCTAGCACTCTCAATCCCAGCAGAGTTGAAGGTTAGAGATGGCATCAGGAAGTACATCCTGAGAGAGGTAGCGCTCGATTTTCTTCCAGAAGAGATAGCGAAAAGGGAGAAGAAAGCAATACAGTATTCAACAAAAGCGAGTGCGATGCTGAAGAAGCTCGCCAGAAAGAAAAATATGAATGTTAAGGAATTCATTGAGATGTTGAACAGCTGA